The nucleotide window AAAAGACACTAAAGCGTTCGACTCTGTTCTAGCTTACGGTCTTGATTTCGGTCTAAACCTAATCGTTAAGCACGAAGAGCTAAAAGACGATGAGCTAGGTCTACGTGTTAAGTCTGGTACTTCTGTACAAGCTGAATACACTATCTCACCACGCCTACGTGCATACACTGGTTACAACTACGATAACCAAGGTGAAGGTAAATACCAGAAGCAGAAAGATCACCAATTCATCATTGGTACTCGTTTCTACCTATAATCACTTAGTTTGATTAGATAAAAGGCGCTGATATTTAGCGCCTTTTTTATTGCCTAGAGTTTAGCTAATGACTCATCAAGTTTGGTCTCTACTTTCATCGATTCTATTTGTTTAAGTAGTGAGCGATTGTCCCATTCCGTAGAATGTAGCCCTAAAGCACTTTCACTCATCGCAGTGAGTTCTTTTTTAACTACAGAAACTGACTCTGGAGAAAAGCGTTCCTGTTTGCTCCACTGCTCAAATAGAGTGTGAGCGGCAATGGCATCGCCCGTTTTAACCGCCGCTATCAGCGCCATTTTCTGAGATGACACGGTTTCTCTGGCGGGAGCTTCACGTTTTGCGCTTTTGCGCTTTTCACGGACCCAAAGACCAACAAACGCCAGCCAAAGAGCCGCAAACAGGGCTGTTAACCAAGGCCACATTCCCGCATCATTGATCACGACGGGCTCACCAGTGCTAGATAACGTGGATGGCGGTATGGCTGCACTTTGTTCCCCGGGTTTGATCTCAATTTCAAGGCCATTAAGCGTTGTGGTAGCCGCTCGCTTGTCTAGGGTGTTCCACCATTGGATCTCTACCGAGGGCAGTGTGACGGTTTGTGGAGACTTGGCAATTAACACTTGTTTCAGTGTCATGGTAATCGACCCGTTGCCATTATCTGTGAAACTCGGCTTCTCTGGGTAGACCCTAAACGCATTCGGATTGCGGATAGTAAGCTCCGGCATTTGCTCTGCAGAGACACCTTGGGCGGTGACAGAGAGGGTTCGTGTTAGCGCATCACCCGTTTGCAGCGACAATGAATCGGAGTTGACGAGTTCGCCATTATCCAGCGTCCAGGTTTGTGAAGCGGTAAGAGAGGGGGTGGGTAACCAGATACCGTTATAGTTTTCCGGGATAGGCAATACGGACAAGGCAACTTCTGGTGCTTTAGCATCGAGGCTGAGTATCTTTGTGCTTCCCGAGCGCTGGTTGCTGTACAACACGCCGCCGCGCAGAGTAGGGGCAACAATTGAGAAGTCGCCACTTCGTTTGGCGGTGACTCGATAACTCTGATCGACAATCAACACTTCGACGCCGTCGAGAACGGCTTGGTACTGTTTTGGTTCGCCGATTGGTGAGATATCAACGCCAGAGGCGATTGGGTCGCTTAAGGATGGGTTCTGCAGCATTCTAGGATCGACTTTGACGATAATGCGCGCATCCAGTGTGGTGCTCTCTTTTGGATACAGCTCCGCTTTACCTAACTGGGTACGAACTTCTATTAGTTCGTCTGCAGTTGGAGTTTGGTCGTCCATAGTGACCGTGAGCGTAATTGGCGCTGTCGTTACGCCATCAACATCAAAGCTTGGAATCGTGAGTCTGCCGAGACGTTGAGGTGCAATAGCAATCGTCCATACACTGCTATCGCGTCTCGTCCCATTGAGAATATTGACCGACGAACTAAAGCTTGGTCTTCCCATAAAAAAATCATCGCCCAGTGCATCGAAAGTCACTTTACTGCCATCGAGCTTCTCATCGGCGACGACTTTAAGCTGGATGACCTCATCTTTGCTGACGTTGGTTTTGGTCACGCTTGCGGTGACATTCAATGCCATAGCGGTAAAGCTTGTGGTAATTGACAGCACTGCAATTGCAGCATTGATACATAGATGTTTCGGTTTCATTGTTGCTACCAGTTGTTATCCGTCGTTGACGGCGTCGGTTTGTCTTTTGCTTGAAGCAGCATTTGAGCTTTGAGTAGCAGACTTGGGTCACGGACACTTTCTACTTGTTCTAATTGACGCAGATCTGGATTGGCTTCTTGCTGCTGACTAGGGGCTGCGGCTTTTTTACCGAGCGGCTCAGCTTCATTCTGTTGCTGGGGCACAGCATCCGTTACATCGCCCTGACTTGATTGCTGTTCTTCGTTTTCAGATTTGGCTGTATTCGCTTCCTGTCTGTCAAACTCGGAACTTGCCTCTCCGTCTGCACCAGTATTTTTGTCATTGCTACTGTTTACATCGCGGCTTTTTGCATCCTTGTTTACTGCATCGTTACTACTTGCATCGTTACTTGGTGATTGCTGGTCGCTAGAGTCACTATTGGCTTGGCTTTGTTGTGACTGGCTATCTGATGAGGCCTTGTCGCTGCCATCAGTACTTTTCTGGGATTGACCTTGCTCATCCTTTGCATCACCTTCAGGCTTTTGTTGCTGTTGCTGTTGCTGTTGCTGTTGCTGTTGCTGTTGCTGTTGCTGTTGCTGTTGCTGTTGCTGTAAAAGCGCAAGGTTATATTGTGCGTTTTCGTGCGTGGGCTCGATCGCTAACACATCTTGAAAGGCGGTCATCGCATCCTCTATCTCACCTAATTGGGCTAGGGCATTCCCTCTGTTGTAGATATCATTCAGCTCGTTGAGGCCTTCTAATGACGCGATGGCAGAGCGGTAATCCTCCGCTTCATAATACGCCGCGGCTTTCCAGCGCTTGTCGTCAAAGAGGTCTGCAGCTTGTGAATAGTTACCGTTAGTGAAGGCTTCAGCACCACGTTGATCGCTATTTTTAAATGCGCTCTCTAATAGAGCGGCTTGCGACGTAGGTGTGTAACCCGCGGTCAGTATCACGGCTCCGAGCAATGAAAAGATGAAGCCTTTTCGAAATAGCGGTAAAACCAATAAGAGAGCCACTGGCATCAACCAATACCCATGATTAAGCGCTATATCAAGTGATTGGCCTTGGTTCTCTGTGATAGCGCTGTAGCGTGACTCTGTTATCAATTGTTCTATATCGGAATTATCGCTTTGATAACGAGCGAATTGGCCGCCAGTGTTTTTTGCAAGCTGGCGCATTTGAGAGTAAGGCGTTTTTGCAATTACTGTATTGCCTTGACTATCGGTAAGTAGCGAGCCATCGGCACGCGGGATAGGGGCGCCGCTCTGGCTACCAAAGGCAAGGATAGATAAGTTAAAGCCAGTTCCTGAAAGCTGACTTTCGATCTGTTTGGCCTCTGCAGCACTGATACTGTCAGCAAATAGCAACACTTCGCCCTGGTTACTTCCGGCTTGGGTCATTAGCTCGATGGCTTGTTTGACGGCAAGATCAGCGCGCGCGCCTTGAAATGGCATGATTTCAGGGGAGAGGTACTGAATGGCGTTCGCAAGTGTTGCTGCATCGCTAGTGAGGGGGCTAAGCGTGTAGGCATCTCCTGCGTAAGCAACGAGGCCGGTTTGTCCTTGTTTAAACAACGGTAGGATATCGAGAGCTTTGTAGCGAATTTGGGCCAGTCGGTTCGGTTTAATGTCGTTGGCATAGACGGATTGGGACATATCTAACACCAATACTCGCGCAGTAGCAGACTGTGCGCCCGGCTTTTCAGCGTGACCAAAACTCGGTCCGGCGAGTGCGATGATAACGGCGAGTAGCCAGGGTGATAGCCAATAGGCATTGCTACGATTGTGGCTACTTTGTCCTAGCACTTTGGCAAGATGCTCTGCAACGATCCCCGATGAGCGCTTACTGGAGAAAACCCAAATGAGCGCACCAAAAGTGGGTAAAATAAGCCAAAGCATCTGTGGATAGAGAAATTGAAAGTTAGACATCATTCCTCCTGATTAGGGCGATAAGCACGATACAAATCAGTCCAATAGTAGCGGGCAGTGGAAACCATTCAGTGCGAGGTCGCCAAGACTGTGTCGCTTTTTGAATCGGTTGCAACGCATTAATCGTATCGTAAATGGTGCTAAGCTCTTTGGCATCACGTGCGCGGAAGTACTGGCCTCCGGTGAGTTTTGCGATATCTATCAGCGTCTTTTCATCCAAGTCTTCGGCTGTATTGACGGTTCGTGTCATGAAAAACTCACGCACTTGCATTTCGCCTGCACCAATACCCACGGTGTAGATGGTTGTGTTGCTGCGTTTTGCAATTTCTGCTGCTTGTATGGGATCGAGTACGCCAGCGTTATTGCTGCCATCGCTGAGTAGGATCATCACTCTTTGTGGTGCATCACCGTCAATGAACGTTTTTGTTGCCAGTCCAATCCCGTCCCCAATCGCGGTTTGGGTACCAATCAATTTGAGCACGGTTTGATTCAGCTGGGTCTGTATCGCTTTTCGGTCGAAAGTGAGAGGGGTCTGCAGGTAAGCATGGTCAGCAAAATAGACCAGCCCTAAACGGTCCCCTTCACGACGCTCAACGAAATCAGATACCACACGCTTTACTGTTGAAAGGCGATCTTCGTAATCACCATCATGCAGCATGTCTTCTCGTGACATTGAATAGGATAAATCGATGACTAACATCATATCGCGGTGCTTAGGGTAGACCGTGATGGGTTCATCAAACCACACGGGTCTTGCACTCGCAGTCACTAATGCGAGCCAACCGACAACCGCAAGCACTTTGGATAGTAGCTCACGTTGATTTGCACGGGAGCTGATGCCGTCCA belongs to Vibrio sp. 10N and includes:
- a CDS encoding vWA domain-containing protein encodes the protein MSNFQFLYPQMLWLILPTFGALIWVFSSKRSSGIVAEHLAKVLGQSSHNRSNAYWLSPWLLAVIIALAGPSFGHAEKPGAQSATARVLVLDMSQSVYANDIKPNRLAQIRYKALDILPLFKQGQTGLVAYAGDAYTLSPLTSDAATLANAIQYLSPEIMPFQGARADLAVKQAIELMTQAGSNQGEVLLFADSISAAEAKQIESQLSGTGFNLSILAFGSQSGAPIPRADGSLLTDSQGNTVIAKTPYSQMRQLAKNTGGQFARYQSDNSDIEQLITESRYSAITENQGQSLDIALNHGYWLMPVALLLVLPLFRKGFIFSLLGAVILTAGYTPTSQAALLESAFKNSDQRGAEAFTNGNYSQAADLFDDKRWKAAAYYEAEDYRSAIASLEGLNELNDIYNRGNALAQLGEIEDAMTAFQDVLAIEPTHENAQYNLALLQQQQQQQQQQQQQQQQQQQQQQQKPEGDAKDEQGQSQKSTDGSDKASSDSQSQQSQANSDSSDQQSPSNDASSNDAVNKDAKSRDVNSSNDKNTGADGEASSEFDRQEANTAKSENEEQQSSQGDVTDAVPQQQNEAEPLGKKAAAPSQQQEANPDLRQLEQVESVRDPSLLLKAQMLLQAKDKPTPSTTDNNW
- a CDS encoding BatD family protein, coding for MKPKHLCINAAIAVLSITTSFTAMALNVTASVTKTNVSKDEVIQLKVVADEKLDGSKVTFDALGDDFFMGRPSFSSSVNILNGTRRDSSVWTIAIAPQRLGRLTIPSFDVDGVTTAPITLTVTMDDQTPTADELIEVRTQLGKAELYPKESTTLDARIIVKVDPRMLQNPSLSDPIASGVDISPIGEPKQYQAVLDGVEVLIVDQSYRVTAKRSGDFSIVAPTLRGGVLYSNQRSGSTKILSLDAKAPEVALSVLPIPENYNGIWLPTPSLTASQTWTLDNGELVNSDSLSLQTGDALTRTLSVTAQGVSAEQMPELTIRNPNAFRVYPEKPSFTDNGNGSITMTLKQVLIAKSPQTVTLPSVEIQWWNTLDKRAATTTLNGLEIEIKPGEQSAAIPPSTLSSTGEPVVINDAGMWPWLTALFAALWLAFVGLWVREKRKSAKREAPARETVSSQKMALIAAVKTGDAIAAHTLFEQWSKQERFSPESVSVVKKELTAMSESALGLHSTEWDNRSLLKQIESMKVETKLDESLAKL
- a CDS encoding vWA domain-containing protein, translated to MTGLAFEWWWMFLTVPLPIIVYRLCSAPSKSVQVTLPHMDGISSRANQRELLSKVLAVVGWLALVTASARPVWFDEPITVYPKHRDMMLVIDLSYSMSREDMLHDGDYEDRLSTVKRVVSDFVERREGDRLGLVYFADHAYLQTPLTFDRKAIQTQLNQTVLKLIGTQTAIGDGIGLATKTFIDGDAPQRVMILLSDGSNNAGVLDPIQAAEIAKRSNTTIYTVGIGAGEMQVREFFMTRTVNTAEDLDEKTLIDIAKLTGGQYFRARDAKELSTIYDTINALQPIQKATQSWRPRTEWFPLPATIGLICIVLIALIRRNDV